One genomic region from Pseudomonas sp. R5-89-07 encodes:
- a CDS encoding malto-oligosyltrehalose synthase, whose protein sequence is MKALPLRATQRLQFHKGFTLDDAVPLVPYFAQMGISHLYASPLLKARAGSMHGYDVVDPTRVNPELGGEAALRRLVAELRAHDMGLILDIVSNHMAVGGADNPWWLDLLEWGRLSPYSEFFDIQWHSPDPLLKGQLLMPFLGSDYGEALQSGNLILKFDAAQGGFYVEHYEHRFPICPRDYALILGGDEALKPLADRFAMLAYQDDAYAEAARLKQALAEQAGGLLPAIERRLASFDGRTPEGFERLHELLEQQTYRLASWRTAADDINWRRFFDVNELGGLRVERTAVFEATHAKTFELISAGLIDGLRIDHIDGLADPRGYCRKLRRRVDALSPQRHLPIFVEKILGEGETLRDDWQVDGTTGYEFMNQLSLLQHHPDGFAPLAELWSRHSERPSAFMDEARLARQQILNGSLGGDFESVAQALLQVARDDVMTRDLTLGAIRRALQELIVHFPVYRTYISARGRSAADDKVFQQAMEGARTTLSEGDWPVLDHLEKWLGGQPWRNRPLGRARKMLKHACVRFQQLTSPAAAKAVEDTAFYRSAVLLSRNDVGFSTEQFSAPLADFHAVNQQRLEHFPHNLLATATHDHKRGEDTRARLAVLSECAPWYAEQVEHWRSLAAPLRDTPDSPSAGDELILYQVLLGSWPLEPNPDLEAYQQRLWQWQQKALREAKLQSSWSAPNEAYEHGVETFLQGVLLSEAGGPLRSAIASAAQAIAPAGALNGLAQTLLHLSVPGVPDVYQGDEFWDFSLVDPDNRRPVDFTARQRALDTPANPVELLSHWRDGRVKQALIAQVLALRKAHLGLFIDGTYTALEVVGERAEHVVAFCREHQGKRLLVVVPRWSRRLLENVLQPLIPAQVWGDTRVKLPFAAPTQNWKGLFQTSAVTPDKELLVSTALGDFPVNVFINADIQES, encoded by the coding sequence ATGAAAGCACTGCCCCTGCGCGCCACCCAGCGCCTGCAATTTCATAAAGGTTTTACCCTCGATGATGCGGTGCCACTGGTGCCGTATTTCGCCCAGATGGGCATCAGCCACCTGTACGCCTCGCCCCTGCTCAAGGCCCGCGCTGGGTCAATGCATGGCTATGACGTGGTCGACCCTACCCGCGTCAACCCGGAACTGGGCGGCGAGGCGGCGTTGCGGCGCCTGGTTGCCGAGCTGCGCGCACACGACATGGGCCTGATCCTCGATATCGTCTCCAACCATATGGCCGTGGGCGGCGCCGATAACCCCTGGTGGCTGGACCTGCTGGAATGGGGCCGTTTGAGCCCCTACAGCGAATTCTTCGATATCCAGTGGCACTCACCCGACCCGCTGCTCAAGGGCCAACTTTTGATGCCGTTCCTCGGCAGCGACTACGGCGAGGCGTTGCAGAGCGGCAACCTGATCCTGAAGTTCGACGCGGCGCAAGGTGGGTTTTACGTCGAGCACTATGAGCATCGCTTCCCGATCTGCCCACGGGATTACGCGTTGATCCTGGGCGGCGACGAGGCGCTCAAGCCCTTGGCTGATCGCTTCGCCATGCTCGCCTATCAGGACGACGCCTACGCCGAAGCCGCCCGGCTCAAACAGGCATTGGCCGAACAGGCCGGGGGCCTGCTGCCCGCTATCGAACGGCGCCTCGCCAGCTTCGACGGGCGCACGCCGGAGGGCTTCGAGCGCCTGCATGAGCTGCTGGAGCAACAAACTTACCGCCTGGCGAGTTGGCGCACGGCGGCGGACGACATCAACTGGCGCCGCTTCTTCGATGTGAATGAGCTGGGCGGTCTGCGCGTGGAACGTACGGCGGTGTTCGAGGCCACCCACGCCAAGACGTTCGAGCTGATCAGCGCCGGCTTGATCGACGGCCTGCGCATCGATCATATCGACGGCCTGGCCGACCCGCGCGGTTACTGCCGCAAGCTGCGCCGCCGGGTGGATGCGCTGTCGCCGCAACGGCATCTGCCAATCTTCGTGGAAAAGATCCTTGGCGAAGGCGAAACCCTGCGCGACGACTGGCAAGTGGACGGCACCACCGGCTATGAGTTCATGAACCAACTGTCGCTGCTGCAGCACCATCCGGACGGTTTCGCCCCACTGGCCGAATTGTGGTCACGCCACAGCGAACGGCCGTCGGCGTTCATGGACGAAGCCCGGCTGGCACGCCAGCAAATCCTCAACGGCTCCCTGGGCGGCGACTTCGAAAGCGTGGCCCAGGCGCTGTTGCAAGTGGCTCGCGACGATGTGATGACCCGTGACCTGACCCTGGGCGCAATTCGCCGGGCATTGCAGGAACTGATCGTGCACTTCCCGGTGTACCGCACTTATATCAGTGCCCGCGGGCGCAGCGCGGCGGACGACAAGGTGTTCCAGCAAGCCATGGAAGGAGCGCGTACCACGTTGAGCGAAGGCGACTGGCCGGTGCTCGATCACCTGGAAAAATGGCTGGGTGGGCAACCGTGGCGCAATCGCCCGTTGGGCCGCGCACGCAAGATGCTCAAGCATGCCTGCGTGCGCTTCCAGCAACTGACCTCGCCCGCTGCCGCCAAGGCGGTGGAAGACACCGCGTTCTACCGTTCGGCGGTGTTGTTGTCGCGCAACGATGTGGGCTTCAGCACCGAGCAGTTCAGTGCACCGCTGGCGGACTTTCACGCGGTCAACCAGCAGCGACTCGAGCACTTCCCGCACAATTTGCTGGCCACCGCCACCCACGACCATAAACGCGGTGAGGACACCCGCGCACGCCTGGCGGTGCTGAGCGAGTGCGCCCCCTGGTATGCCGAGCAGGTCGAACACTGGCGCAGCCTGGCCGCACCGCTGCGCGACACACCCGATAGCCCTTCGGCGGGCGACGAACTGATCCTCTATCAAGTGCTGCTCGGCAGCTGGCCTCTGGAGCCCAACCCCGACCTTGAGGCCTATCAGCAACGGCTGTGGCAGTGGCAACAGAAAGCCTTGCGCGAAGCCAAGCTGCAAAGTAGCTGGAGCGCGCCGAACGAGGCCTACGAGCACGGCGTTGAAACCTTTCTGCAAGGTGTATTGCTCAGTGAAGCCGGCGGCCCACTGCGCAGCGCCATTGCCAGCGCGGCCCAGGCCATCGCACCCGCTGGCGCCCTGAATGGGCTGGCGCAGACTTTGCTTCATCTGAGTGTGCCGGGTGTGCCGGACGTGTACCAGGGCGATGAGTTCTGGGACTTCAGCCTGGTGGACCCGGACAACCGCCGGCCGGTGGACTTCACTGCGCGGCAACGCGCATTGGATACCCCGGCGAACCCCGTCGAGCTGTTGTCCCACTGGCGCGACGGGCGGGTCAAACAGGCGCTGATCGCGCAGGTGCTGGCCTTGCGCAAGGCTCACCTCGGGTTGTTCATAGACGGCACTTACACGGCCTTGGAGGTGGTTGGCGAACGGGCCGAACACGTGGTCGCCTTCTGCCGCGAACACCAAGGTAAACGCCTGCTGGTGGTGGTACCGCGCTGGTCCCGACGTTTGCTCGAAAATGTGCTGCAACCGCTGATTCCTGCGCAGGTTTGGGGCGATACGCGGGTGAAATTACCGTTCGCCGCCCCGACGCAAAACTGGAAGGGACTTTTTCAAACAAGCGCAGTCACACCAGACAAGGAGCTGTTGGTCAGCACTGCCCTGGGGGATTTCCCGGTCAATGTCTTTATCAATGCCGATATCCAAGAAAGCTGA
- a CDS encoding DUF2934 domain-containing protein, producing MSNEDKRIRELAHQIWESEGKPHGEDARHWEMARKLAEAEALTPSKPKPAAKPKTAPKAAAKPKPAAPAAAAKPAPKKPAAPKKPKPAAH from the coding sequence ATGAGTAATGAAGACAAACGCATCCGCGAACTGGCGCATCAGATCTGGGAATCCGAAGGCAAGCCCCACGGTGAAGATGCACGGCACTGGGAGATGGCGCGCAAACTGGCCGAGGCCGAAGCGCTGACGCCAAGCAAGCCCAAGCCTGCCGCCAAACCCAAGACCGCGCCCAAGGCCGCGGCCAAGCCCAAACCTGCTGCGCCTGCGGCTGCCGCCAAGCCGGCGCCGAAGAAGCCAGCCGCGCCGAAGAAACCCAAACCAGCCGCTCATTGA
- a CDS encoding alpha/beta fold hydrolase yields MPSIRHLCVAGLLTASAAPVFAATYGPELEGFEYPYPVERFNFESQGKRLQMGYMDVPAKGKANGRSVVLMHGKNFCGATWESSIKALSDAGYRVIAPDQIGFCTSSKPEHYQYSFQQLALNTHQLLEKLGIQKATLLGHSTGGMLATRYALMYPGQTEQLGLVNPIGLEDWKALGVPHQSVDQWYQRELKMSADGVRKYERDTYYAGRWKPEYERWVDMLVGLNQGPGHTLVAWNSALIYDMIFTQPVYYEFKNLQAPTLLLIGTSDNTAIGKDLAPADVKARIGNYQVLGKQVAKLIPHATLVEFDGLGHAPQMEEPARFHAALLQGLNAL; encoded by the coding sequence CCGACATCTATGCGTCGCCGGCCTGCTCACAGCCAGCGCCGCGCCAGTGTTCGCCGCCACCTACGGCCCTGAACTCGAGGGCTTCGAGTACCCCTACCCGGTCGAGCGTTTCAACTTCGAGTCCCAGGGCAAGCGCCTGCAGATGGGCTATATGGACGTGCCGGCCAAAGGCAAGGCCAACGGGCGCAGCGTGGTGCTGATGCACGGCAAGAACTTTTGCGGCGCCACCTGGGAAAGCTCGATCAAAGCCTTGAGCGACGCGGGTTACCGAGTGATCGCCCCGGACCAGATCGGTTTTTGCACCTCCAGCAAGCCCGAGCATTACCAGTACAGCTTTCAGCAACTGGCCCTCAATACCCACCAGTTGCTGGAAAAACTCGGTATTCAAAAAGCCACCCTGCTCGGCCACTCCACCGGCGGCATGCTCGCCACGCGCTATGCCTTGATGTACCCCGGCCAAACCGAACAGCTTGGGCTGGTGAACCCCATCGGCCTGGAAGACTGGAAAGCCCTGGGCGTGCCTCACCAGAGCGTTGACCAGTGGTATCAACGCGAGCTGAAAATGAGCGCTGACGGCGTGCGCAAGTATGAACGCGACACCTATTACGCAGGGCGCTGGAAGCCCGAGTACGAACGATGGGTAGACATGCTGGTCGGCCTCAACCAGGGCCCGGGGCATACCCTGGTGGCCTGGAACTCGGCGTTGATTTACGACATGATCTTCACCCAGCCGGTGTACTACGAGTTCAAGAACCTGCAAGCCCCCACCCTGCTGCTGATCGGCACCAGCGACAACACCGCCATCGGCAAAGACCTGGCGCCCGCGGACGTGAAGGCCAGGATCGGCAACTACCAGGTGCTGGGCAAGCAAGTAGCCAAGCTGATTCCCCATGCGACCCTGGTGGAGTTCGACGGCCTGGGCCATGCGCCGCAGATGGAAGAACCGGCCCGTTTCCACGCTGCGCTGTTGCAGGGTTTGAATGCCCTTTAA
- a CDS encoding D-2-hydroxyacid dehydrogenase family protein: MSRQIAVIDDWQQVASSVVDWSMLQPLGQVHFLHDYPADIATMVERLQEFDVICVMRERSVFDQALLQGLPRLKLLVTGGMRNAAIDIPAAKALGIQVCGTDSYKQAAPELTWALIMATTRNLLAEANSLRAGGWQVGLGGDLYGKTLGILGLGSIGQKVAQFGQVFGMRVIAWSENLTSERAAESGVTWVSKRELFEQADILSVHLVLSERSRGLVDAQALAWMKPSAHLVNTARGPIVDEQALVDALSNGRLAGAALDVYSQEPLPLDHPFRSLPNVLATPHVGYVSEQNYRQFYGQMIEDIQAWANGAPIRVLG; this comes from the coding sequence ATGTCGCGACAGATCGCAGTCATTGATGATTGGCAGCAAGTGGCCAGCAGTGTGGTGGATTGGTCGATGCTTCAGCCTCTGGGCCAGGTGCATTTTCTGCACGACTACCCAGCCGATATCGCCACGATGGTCGAGCGTTTGCAGGAGTTCGACGTTATTTGCGTAATGCGCGAGCGCTCCGTCTTCGACCAGGCGTTATTGCAGGGGCTGCCCAGGCTCAAATTGCTGGTGACCGGTGGCATGCGCAACGCCGCCATCGACATCCCTGCCGCCAAGGCGCTGGGAATCCAAGTCTGCGGCACCGACAGCTATAAGCAGGCCGCGCCGGAGCTGACCTGGGCGCTGATCATGGCTACCACACGCAACCTGCTGGCCGAGGCCAACTCCTTGCGGGCGGGCGGCTGGCAAGTCGGCCTGGGCGGCGACCTGTATGGCAAGACCCTGGGCATCCTGGGGCTCGGCAGCATCGGCCAGAAAGTCGCGCAGTTCGGCCAGGTATTCGGCATGCGTGTGATTGCCTGGAGCGAAAACCTCACGTCAGAGCGGGCCGCCGAGTCAGGGGTGACTTGGGTCAGCAAGCGCGAGCTGTTCGAACAGGCTGACATTCTTAGCGTCCACCTGGTACTCAGCGAGCGCAGCCGCGGCCTGGTTGACGCGCAGGCGCTGGCCTGGATGAAACCCAGCGCGCATCTAGTGAACACGGCACGCGGGCCGATCGTGGATGAACAGGCACTGGTGGACGCATTGAGCAATGGGCGACTGGCCGGCGCGGCGCTGGACGTATATAGCCAGGAGCCACTACCGCTCGACCACCCTTTCCGCTCGCTGCCCAACGTCCTGGCCACGCCCCATGTCGGTTATGTGAGCGAGCAGAACTACCGACAGTTCTACGGGCAAATGATCGAAGACATCCAGGCCTGGGCGAACGGCGCGCCCATTCGAGTGCTCGGCTAA
- the glgA gene encoding glycogen synthase GlgA, whose translation MISAAVVTQGERFSQQAGGPTSLADLPNTVRPIVSKNPNRKKVLFVTSEFADLVKTGGLGDVSAALPRAMAHLHDVRVLIPGYPQVMESDNPIHIVGELGGHAALPPCKIGRMDLKDGLVIYVLICPELYEREGTPYGANNGRDWPDNHIRFARLGLAAADIAANLAQIHWCPDLVHAHDWPAGLAPAYMHWRGSRTPTLFTIHNLAYQGVVSLGCTPELGIPPHALQQEGMEFYGKMSFLKAGMAYSSHITTVSATYAAEITTPEFGCGLDGFLASKTQQGLLSGIPNGIDESWETSTDTHLTHNFNIGDWEGKAINAAHVRELFGLHDSTGPLFAVVSRLVYQKGLDLTEAVASFIVENGGQIAIIGRGEPEEEQAMRELALRFPGQVGVRIGFNETDARRMFAGSDFLLMPSRYEPCGLSQMYAQRFGSLPVARNTGGLADTIEDGVTGFLFNESTVDSYKAALERAFKVFSYPGLLNAMRSRAMTQPFNWSQAVEPYAELYEQLVAKALGKSTK comes from the coding sequence ATGATCAGTGCCGCAGTAGTAACTCAGGGAGAGCGTTTTAGTCAGCAGGCAGGGGGGCCGACGTCATTGGCCGACCTGCCCAACACTGTGCGGCCGATCGTGAGTAAGAACCCGAATCGAAAGAAAGTGCTGTTTGTCACCTCCGAGTTTGCCGACCTGGTGAAGACCGGCGGCCTGGGCGACGTTTCCGCTGCCCTGCCCCGCGCCATGGCCCACCTGCACGACGTGCGGGTGCTGATTCCCGGCTACCCGCAGGTGATGGAGAGCGACAACCCGATCCATATTGTCGGTGAGCTGGGCGGCCACGCGGCGCTGCCACCGTGCAAGATCGGGCGCATGGACCTCAAGGACGGCCTGGTCATTTATGTACTGATCTGCCCTGAGCTGTACGAACGCGAAGGCACACCCTACGGCGCCAACAACGGCCGCGACTGGCCGGACAATCACATCCGCTTCGCCCGCCTGGGCCTGGCCGCCGCCGACATTGCCGCCAACCTGGCACAGATCCACTGGTGCCCGGACCTGGTGCACGCCCACGACTGGCCGGCTGGCCTGGCCCCGGCGTATATGCACTGGCGTGGTTCACGCACCCCTACCCTGTTCACCATTCATAACCTCGCCTACCAAGGCGTGGTCAGCCTGGGCTGCACGCCCGAACTGGGCATTCCGCCCCATGCCCTGCAACAGGAAGGCATGGAGTTCTACGGCAAGATGTCGTTCCTCAAGGCCGGCATGGCCTATTCCAGCCACATCACCACGGTCAGCGCCACTTACGCCGCGGAAATCACCACCCCGGAATTCGGTTGCGGCCTCGATGGCTTCCTCGCCAGCAAGACCCAGCAGGGCCTGCTCAGCGGGATTCCCAACGGCATCGACGAAAGCTGGGAAACCTCGACTGACACCCACCTGACCCACAACTTCAATATCGGTGACTGGGAAGGCAAGGCCATCAATGCTGCCCATGTGCGCGAGCTGTTCGGCCTGCACGACTCCACCGGCCCGTTGTTTGCCGTGGTGTCGCGCCTGGTCTACCAGAAAGGCCTGGACCTCACCGAAGCCGTCGCCAGCTTTATTGTCGAAAACGGCGGCCAAATTGCCATCATCGGCCGTGGCGAGCCGGAAGAAGAACAAGCCATGCGCGAACTGGCGCTGCGCTTCCCCGGCCAGGTCGGCGTGCGCATTGGCTTCAACGAAACCGACGCGCGCCGCATGTTCGCCGGCAGCGACTTCCTGCTAATGCCATCGCGCTATGAGCCGTGCGGCCTGAGCCAGATGTATGCGCAGCGTTTCGGCTCGTTGCCGGTGGCGCGCAATACCGGCGGCCTGGCCGACACCATTGAAGATGGCGTCACCGGCTTTCTGTTCAACGAATCCACGGTCGACAGCTACAAGGCAGCCCTGGAACGTGCGTTCAAGGTGTTTTCCTACCCAGGCCTGCTCAATGCCATGCGCAGCCGCGCCATGACCCAACCCTTCAACTGGTCCCAGGCGGTGGAACCCTACGCCGAGCTGTATGAACAACTGGTGGCTAAAGCACTGGGGAAATCGACCAAATAA
- the treZ gene encoding malto-oligosyltrehalose trehalohydrolase has product MPLRTLETWPHGALMLDAQHTRFALWAPDAFYVSVELQDGKSIAMLPQADGWFEVEIACPAGTLYRFNIDGERDVPDPASRAQAQDVHGWSRVVDPLAYEWRHSQWQGRPWHEAVIYELHVGAMGGYAEVEKHLPRLAELGVTAIELMPLAQFPGERNWGYDGVLPYAPHSVYGSPEQLKHLIDCAHGHGLAVVLDVVYNHFGPDGNYLGQYAKGFFQEDVHTPWGAGIDFERREVRDFFLDNALMWLLEYRFDGLRLDAVHAIDNPGFLQELAQRVRQQVDTGRHVWLVLENELNQASLLKHDFDAQWNDDFHNVLHVLLTGETDAYYSDFAEQPTDRLARCLAEGFIYQGHTTRHGHARGEPSAELPPTAFVAFLQNHDQIGNRALGERLHQLCPPEALKAATALLLLSPMIPLMFMGDEVNAAEPFLFFTDHHGELAEAVREGRRNEFADFAAFHDPEQRERIPDPNAVTTLEQSKPSFVENEHTQLYRHLLSLRHQHVVPHLPGSVALGAQVLGDAAVTARWRLGNGRVLQIDLNLGAEPVDQPASPHVIFQTPAEVVAHLPPFSARVSLFPAGEPS; this is encoded by the coding sequence ATGCCGTTACGGACTCTGGAAACCTGGCCCCACGGTGCACTGATGCTGGACGCGCAACACACGCGTTTCGCCTTGTGGGCGCCAGACGCGTTTTATGTCAGCGTTGAATTGCAGGATGGCAAATCCATCGCCATGCTGCCCCAGGCAGACGGCTGGTTCGAAGTCGAAATAGCCTGCCCTGCCGGAACGCTTTACCGCTTCAATATCGACGGGGAACGGGATGTTCCCGACCCCGCGTCCAGGGCCCAGGCCCAGGACGTCCATGGTTGGAGCCGGGTCGTCGACCCGCTCGCGTACGAGTGGCGGCACAGCCAATGGCAAGGCCGCCCGTGGCACGAAGCGGTGATCTACGAATTGCACGTCGGCGCGATGGGCGGTTACGCCGAAGTCGAGAAACACCTGCCGCGCCTGGCCGAGCTGGGCGTGACCGCCATCGAACTGATGCCCCTGGCGCAGTTCCCCGGTGAACGCAACTGGGGTTACGACGGGGTACTGCCCTACGCACCGCACTCTGTCTACGGCTCCCCCGAACAGCTCAAGCACCTGATCGACTGCGCCCATGGCCACGGCCTGGCGGTGGTCCTCGATGTGGTCTACAACCACTTCGGCCCCGACGGCAATTACCTGGGCCAGTATGCCAAAGGCTTCTTTCAGGAAGACGTGCACACGCCGTGGGGCGCAGGCATTGATTTCGAACGCCGTGAAGTGCGGGATTTCTTCCTCGATAACGCCCTCATGTGGCTGCTCGAATACCGCTTCGACGGCCTGCGCCTGGATGCGGTACACGCCATCGACAATCCCGGTTTTCTGCAGGAACTGGCGCAACGGGTGCGCCAGCAGGTCGATACCGGCCGCCACGTGTGGCTGGTGCTGGAAAACGAGCTGAACCAGGCCAGCCTGCTCAAGCATGATTTCGACGCGCAATGGAACGACGACTTCCATAACGTACTGCACGTGCTGCTCACCGGCGAAACCGATGCCTATTACAGCGACTTTGCCGAGCAGCCCACCGACAGGCTGGCCCGCTGCCTGGCTGAAGGTTTTATCTACCAGGGCCACACCACCCGCCACGGCCATGCACGCGGTGAACCCAGCGCCGAGCTGCCTCCGACCGCCTTCGTGGCGTTCCTGCAGAACCACGACCAGATCGGCAACCGCGCCCTGGGCGAACGCCTGCACCAGCTGTGCCCGCCCGAGGCGCTGAAGGCGGCGACTGCCCTGTTGCTGCTGTCGCCGATGATTCCGCTGATGTTCATGGGTGATGAAGTCAACGCCGCAGAGCCGTTCCTGTTCTTCACTGACCATCACGGTGAGCTGGCCGAGGCCGTACGTGAAGGCCGACGCAACGAGTTCGCCGATTTCGCCGCGTTTCACGATCCCGAGCAACGTGAACGCATTCCCGATCCGAATGCGGTGACGACACTCGAGCAGTCGAAGCCCTCCTTCGTCGAAAACGAGCACACCCAGCTCTATCGCCACTTGCTGAGCCTGCGCCACCAGCATGTGGTGCCGCACCTGCCCGGCAGCGTGGCCCTGGGCGCACAAGTGCTGGGCGACGCTGCCGTCACTGCGCGCTGGCGCCTGGGCAATGGCCGCGTGTTGCAAATCGACCTGAACCTCGGCGCCGAGCCCGTCGACCAGCCCGCATCGCCCCACGTGATCTTTCAAACGCCTGCCGAGGTCGTGGCGCACTTGCCGCCCTTCAGTGCGCGCGTATCTTTATTCCCTGCCGGAGAACCGTCTTGA
- the malQ gene encoding 4-alpha-glucanotransferase codes for MSEANLELLASRAGLAVDWIDANGRPQHVQPDALRAVLKGLGHPADTEDQIDASLRELEQAEQDKHLPPLLTVDSGEGLDLAHYFAADTPCRVQLENGETLELRLDGNAVLPGIIALGYHQAHIDGQTFTVAVAPARCHSVAEAVDSNPARAWGLSAQLYSLRRLGDGGFGDTLALEHLARSAAERGADALAISPMHAMFSADTERYSPYSPSSRLFLNSLYASPGCILGEREVRNAIEAAGLTDELHDLEQLILIDWPTAAKAKQRLLRALYDDFRHGHHPQHADFQSFRQAGGEALENHCRFEAVQALRAAAGEDLDWRQWPEAWRTPQSPALAQFAEEHRDEIGYFAFTQWLIARSLQRAQQAARGSGMGIGLIADLAVGADGGGSQAWSRQDELLADLTVGAPPDILNRAGQGWGISAFSPEGLKRNGFRAFIEMLRANFAHAGGLRIDHVMGLQRLWVIPNGASPRDGAYLYFPVDDMLRLLALESHRHQAIVLGEDLGTVPDGLREKLSSRAILGMRVLLFEQDHNGQFRPILDWPDNALATTSTHDLPTLNGWWHSRDIEWNIELGLIDAPTVDQWSEHRLRERQALRQALSQDPQNFVDEIRNDTDHMIDASVRYLGHTRAPLVLLPLEDALGMEEQPNLPGTTDTHPNWRRRLPGEASSLLDNAGAARRLELLAVARNQAYERDR; via the coding sequence TTGAGCGAAGCGAACCTGGAACTACTCGCCAGCCGCGCGGGCCTGGCCGTCGATTGGATCGATGCCAACGGCCGCCCGCAACATGTGCAGCCCGACGCGCTGCGCGCCGTGCTCAAGGGGCTGGGACACCCGGCCGACACCGAAGACCAGATCGACGCCAGCCTGCGCGAACTGGAGCAGGCCGAGCAGGATAAACATCTGCCCCCGCTGCTGACGGTCGACAGTGGTGAAGGCCTCGACCTGGCCCACTACTTCGCGGCAGACACGCCATGCCGCGTGCAGCTGGAAAACGGCGAAACCCTGGAGTTACGCCTTGACGGCAATGCCGTGCTGCCGGGCATTATCGCCCTCGGCTATCACCAGGCGCATATCGACGGTCAAACCTTCACCGTCGCCGTCGCTCCCGCCCGTTGCCACAGCGTGGCTGAAGCGGTCGACAGCAACCCCGCCCGCGCCTGGGGCCTCAGCGCCCAACTCTACTCACTGCGCCGCCTCGGCGACGGCGGCTTTGGCGACACCCTGGCGCTGGAACATTTGGCCCGCTCAGCCGCCGAGCGCGGCGCCGATGCCCTGGCGATCAGCCCGATGCACGCCATGTTCAGCGCCGACACCGAGCGCTACAGCCCCTACTCGCCTTCCAGCCGGCTGTTTCTCAACAGCCTGTATGCCTCGCCGGGTTGCATCCTGGGCGAACGTGAAGTGCGCAATGCCATTGAGGCCGCGGGCCTGACCGATGAATTGCACGACTTGGAACAACTCATCCTGATCGACTGGCCCACCGCCGCCAAGGCCAAGCAACGCCTGCTGCGCGCGCTGTATGACGACTTCCGCCATGGTCACCATCCCCAACATGCAGACTTCCAGAGCTTTCGCCAGGCCGGCGGAGAAGCCCTGGAAAACCACTGCCGTTTCGAAGCCGTGCAAGCCTTGCGCGCCGCCGCCGGCGAAGACCTCGACTGGCGTCAGTGGCCCGAAGCCTGGCGTACACCGCAGAGCCCGGCGTTGGCGCAGTTCGCCGAGGAGCACCGTGATGAGATCGGCTATTTCGCCTTCACCCAATGGCTGATCGCCCGCAGCCTGCAACGTGCGCAACAGGCGGCGCGGGGCAGTGGCATGGGCATCGGCCTGATTGCCGACCTGGCGGTGGGCGCAGACGGCGGTGGCAGCCAGGCCTGGAGCCGCCAGGATGAACTGCTGGCCGACCTGACCGTCGGCGCGCCGCCGGACATCCTCAACCGTGCCGGCCAGGGTTGGGGTATCTCAGCCTTCTCCCCCGAAGGGCTCAAGCGCAACGGTTTCCGCGCCTTCATCGAAATGCTGCGGGCCAACTTCGCCCACGCCGGCGGCCTGCGCATCGACCATGTGATGGGCCTGCAACGCCTGTGGGTCATCCCGAATGGCGCATCACCGCGCGACGGCGCCTATCTGTATTTCCCGGTGGACGACATGCTGCGCCTGTTGGCGCTCGAATCCCATCGCCATCAGGCCATTGTGCTCGGTGAAGACTTGGGCACCGTGCCCGACGGCCTGCGGGAAAAACTCAGCAGCCGGGCGATTCTCGGCATGCGCGTGCTGCTGTTCGAACAAGACCACAACGGCCAGTTCCGGCCCATTCTCGACTGGCCGGACAACGCCCTCGCCACCACCAGCACCCACGACTTGCCGACCCTCAACGGCTGGTGGCACAGCCGCGACATCGAATGGAACATCGAGTTGGGCCTGATCGATGCGCCCACCGTGGATCAATGGAGCGAGCACCGCCTGCGCGAACGCCAGGCGCTGCGCCAGGCCCTGAGCCAGGACCCGCAAAACTTCGTCGATGAAATCCGCAACGACACCGACCACATGATCGACGCCAGCGTGCGCTACCTCGGCCACACCCGTGCGCCGCTGGTATTGCTGCCGCTGGAGGATGCCCTGGGCATGGAGGAACAACCCAACCTGCCCGGCACCACCGACACCCATCCCAATTGGCGCCGCCGCCTGCCCGGTGAAGCGTCCAGCCTGCTCGACAATGCCGGCGCCGCGCGCCGCCTCGAGCTGCTGGCGGTTGCGCGCAACCAAGCCTATGAGCGTGACCGATGA